ACCCCTGCCCTCGAACTCGCCGAGCATGGATAGTGATGACCCTCCCAGTTCCGCCTCCATCCTGATGTGGGGCGCCTGGCTGATGCGCTCCATCAGCACCAGACCCCGGGATCGGTCCTTAGTCATGGAGGATTCATGCCAGAGGCCCCTGAACCCTGTATCCCTCCCCAGAAGCGTCAGGTTCGTCTCTGAGCTCGAAGCCTCAAGATCTCTCTTTATGATACCGGTCTGGCGGATAAGGTCTGAACGATAGTAACCGCTCCCGCTCTCCCTGGACTCCATGGATCCCGCGCGGAGCTCAGAGCCCACAAAACCTTCTCCTGATGATGATCTTCTGTACTCAAGACCGCTGCCATATGAGTCGATCGACGATTCGGATCTGAAGCTCCCTGCGTACCTCTCATCTATTGATGCCTCCCTGGAGACGTATCTGATCTGCCTCACGCCCTGCTCGACCTCTGAGACCTCCCTGAATGTGGTCTGGTTCGGGTCAGCCTGGTACCTGCTGCTCAGATCAAGGGACCTGGCGTACATGTAGCTGCCCCTGACCGATTCCTCCCTGTTCCGGTTTCTGGACTCGGTGCTCTCGAACCATGATGATCTGAACTCCACGTTCCTCCTGGGAAGGGAGAAGCTTGTGGGCCTGTGCTCCGCGAACAGATCCTTCCCAACGGAGACGTTCCTGCTCGAGAGGTTGAGGTTCGCAAGGAGCTCCTCCTCGTAGTAGCCGCTGCCGTGCTCTCTAGTTGTTATCTCGGATCCCGGATCTCCAGCGACCGTTATGTTCTTCGAGGTCGAAGCATTGTGGTAAACCTTCCTCCCATCATCTCTGTAGTAACCGGTGATATACGCCCTGTTGGTGTGCGACCTGGCCTCGATGGCTGTTGAGAAGCTCTTTCTCACCCTGACGAAACCATCGCCCGAGACGCTTGAGCTCTCGTTGTAAACGAGATTCGATCGTTCCGGCACCCTCATCGTTATCACCACGGTCCCGTTCTCGCCGCTCCTCAGATCGCCGATGCTCCAGACGAGCCTCCTGCCGCTCAAAGAGGGGCTTCCCGAGGCGCTGACCAGCTCCAGGTCTGGGAGCACATCCGTGACATTGACATCATGTGCATCATAAGCTCCCTTGTTCCCGAACCTCAGCGTGAACACCACATCCTCGCCCGGCGCATACACATCCTTGTCAGAGCTCTTGTTTATCCACAGGCTCCGGATGACGCCTGTGATGAGGGTGGTGTTAACCCCCACGAACCTGTCGGAATCTATGCGGTAGGTGTTGACGATGAGATCCCTCTCCGGGCTCCCCACAATCACCTGGATTTCGATCTCGCCGCCTGCCCCGGGTGCGAGCTCAGGTATGTTCCAGATGAGGGTTTTATCAAAAACCCTGGATGGTGCAGGAGATGCGCTCACATACTCCACCGCTGGATCCAGAACGTCGGTTATGCGGACGTTTTTATGCGCGTGCGATCCATCGTTGCTGTACGTTATCCTGTAGACCAATCTCGAGCCGGGCACAACGAGACCTGCGGACGCGCTCTTGCTTATGTTGAGGCCTGCGCTGATGACGGTGGTGTTCAGAATGTGCTCATCACGGGATCCCTCAGCGCTCTGGATCTCAACCCTGTTTGATATGATGTCAGCGCTCTCTGATGCTCTCCCCAGGATACGTATGGTTCCCGACTCGCCTGCCCTCAGATCCCCGATATGCCACACGTTTGTGCCGGAATCAGGCGGCGGATCTGAGGATATGAAGCTGAAGTTGCCGTCGTAGTGCTCTGTTACGACAACATCATGCGCATCCTCGGATCCCGCGTTCTCATAGTTTATGGTGTAGTTCAGGAGCGAGCCGCGGGATGCGATCTCAGGATCGGAGCTCTTGCGGACGCTGAGCGTGGGCAGGGGCCTGTGAACATCGAGCGTGAAGGTGTCGATCGCAGATACCGGGAGACCTCTGGCGTCTCTGGCCGTTACTGTCGCGGTGTTCGTGAGCATGACACGTTCCTCGTACACCCTGTATCCCGGTGTCCTGCGGTACTCCTTGCTCACGATATTCCCGAACGGGTCCTGGACTGCGATGAGCGTGTCTCCTGTTGTGTAATCTGTTATCGTGTACGTTCTGTATCCGGGAGATGGCGCATCGTACTCGATTCTTATGTACTCCCTTGTCAGCTCGAAGAGACACTCCTCAGAGGATACACGCCCGTCGCGCCTGTACTCGGTTCTGAGCGTCGCGCGCGATATCGGGTCGCGGTACTCCC
The DNA window shown above is from Methanothrix sp. and carries:
- a CDS encoding DUF11 domain-containing protein gives rise to the protein MLISSRLGVFAVLMLLVSVCSADDGRSITLTGPEGDYIYHWTAQVDDRVIAQGDDRIFTFNLPETPGKRVRVTLLVKTVEGGCVNSSSVEIVTGQLGRSEIHLDKDCIYTRPAHVGDSVVYTYNVSNSGESDLFDVNLTDSHSWGPGCEPVYISGDDGDGVLSPGESWHYEARFTLPDPRKYGASGDAVLSIMAARETGEIVRSLLKRKQRLEAKLSIVRERQRGFDISRAWNVSYTSQRLRFENHTNNITGEYLLESFDASGLLISREYRDPISRATLRTEYRRDGRVSSEECLFELTREYIRIEYDAPSPGYRTYTITDYTTGDTLIAVQDPFGNIVSKEYRRTPGYRVYEERVMLTNTATVTARDARGLPVSAIDTFTLDVHRPLPTLSVRKSSDPEIASRGSLLNYTINYENAGSEDAHDVVVTEHYDGNFSFISSDPPPDSGTNVWHIGDLRAGESGTIRILGRASESADIISNRVEIQSAEGSRDEHILNTTVISAGLNISKSASAGLVVPGSRLVYRITYSNDGSHAHKNVRITDVLDPAVEYVSASPAPSRVFDKTLIWNIPELAPGAGGEIEIQVIVGSPERDLIVNTYRIDSDRFVGVNTTLITGVIRSLWINKSSDKDVYAPGEDVVFTLRFGNKGAYDAHDVNVTDVLPDLELVSASGSPSLSGRRLVWSIGDLRSGENGTVVITMRVPERSNLVYNESSSVSGDGFVRVRKSFSTAIEARSHTNRAYITGYYRDDGRKVYHNASTSKNITVAGDPGSEITTREHGSGYYEEELLANLNLSSRNVSVGKDLFAEHRPTSFSLPRRNVEFRSSWFESTESRNRNREESVRGSYMYARSLDLSSRYQADPNQTTFREVSEVEQGVRQIRYVSREASIDERYAGSFRSESSIDSYGSGLEYRRSSSGEGFVGSELRAGSMESRESGSGYYRSDLIRQTGIIKRDLEASSSETNLTLLGRDTGFRGLWHESSMTKDRSRGLVLMERISQAPHIRMEAELGGSSLSMLGEFEGRGEIRAAMGRPETLRVEQDLAGRYSIDLAVSVYAVPKHLYPHINITKTAVPVDENTVMFIINVTNDGNEPLRDVVVRDELPAGLEMINSSLRPTMEGRCINWSIPALEISRRMEIRLFASMDPEMDAFENHVNVTARAERAYVSEEASVMFDREWLSCCIPESRRAENLTAENQNLTAVLPESYRCIGINGSFEDCEGAMDELYDEMERREDCTRGCV